In one Arachis duranensis cultivar V14167 chromosome 9, aradu.V14167.gnm2.J7QH, whole genome shotgun sequence genomic region, the following are encoded:
- the LOC107467548 gene encoding probable E3 ubiquitin-protein ligase RHY1A, whose translation MTSASELFHSRRHRLGRYNNNLGLDSDHVPDLHHPRRLSRRLPHSPSSSERAAAADRFERRYRRSLLNAESVRDAFAPPSDRLPVGVLLARARLVERLRGDPLSPNRHSIGRDQESDDVVVSDLTSQMGRSHLLQEKPPGLSQEALESLHVEVFSSRDTGEDCSICLESFVDGDQLICLPCHHRFHFACLDPWVRCCGDCPYCRRHILVNK comes from the exons ATGACGAGCGCTTCGGAGCTATTCCACAGCAGGAGGCATCGTTTGGGACGATACAATAACAATCTAGGGCTTGACTCCGACCATGTTCCCGACCTCCACCATCCTCGCCGCCTTTCTCGCCGCCTCCCTCACTCTCCCTCTTCCTCC GAGCGTGCAGCAGCAGCTGATAGATTCGAGAGGAGGTATCGGCGGTCGCTGTTGAATGCGGAAAGCGTGAGAGATGCGTTTGCTCCTCCCTCCGATAGACTTCCTGTTGGTGTCTTACTTGCACGCGCCAGGCTCGTTGAGAGACTCAGAGGAGACCCTCTCTCGCCTAAcag GCACTCAATAGGCAGGGATCAAGAAAGTGATGATGTTGTTGTTTCTGACTTGACTTCTCAAATGGGAAGGTCCCATCTATTGCAAGAGAAACCACCTGGACTGTCTCAGGAAGCCCTAGAGTCTTTACATGTTGAAGTTTTTAGCAGCAGGGATACAGGTGAGGATTGTAGCATATGCTTGGAATCTTTTGTGGATGGGGATCAGCTCATATGTTTGCCATGTCACCATAGATTTCACTTTGCTTGTTTGGATCCTTGGGTTCGCTGTTGCGGAGACTGTCCCTACTGTCGACGACATATActtgtaaataaataa
- the LOC107467522 gene encoding probable protein phosphatase 2C 63: MLRLCYSPFDCCFRRRVGGSDSLLWHTDLKPHFSGDFSIAVAQANNSLEDQSQVFTSPSATYIGVYDGHGGPEASRFVNKRLLPYLHKFVSEQGGLSVDVIKKAFSATEEEFLHLVKLSLPVSPQIASVGSCCLLGAISNNVLYVANLGDSRAVLGRRDTESKNSPVVALRLSTDHNVADEEVRREVEALHPDDSHIVVYTRGVWRIKGIIQVSRSIGDVYLKRPDFFRDPVFQQFATPIPLKRPVMTAEPSVIIRELETEDLFLIFASDGLWEQLSDEAAVEIVFKYPRAGIAKRLVRAALQEAAKKREMRYDDIKKIDKGIRRHFHDDITVIVIYLDHHDSSSSNGRFKQSAVGCTTAPIDIFSLNADEAEKSMLGAMA; the protein is encoded by the exons ATGCTACGATTATGCTATAGCCCTTTCGATTGTTGCTTCCGGCGACGCGTCGGCGGCTCTGATAGCCTTCTCTGGCACACTGACCTCAAGCCTCACTTCTCCGGTGACTTCTCCATCGCCGTCGCTCAGGCCAATAACAGCCTCGAAGATCAGAGCCAAGTCTTTACCTCCCCCTCCGCCACCTACATAGGCGTCTACGACGGCCACGGCGGCCCCGAGGCTTCCAGATTCGTCAACAAGCGTCTCTTACCCTATTTGCACA AATTCGTCTCTGAACAAGGGGGATTGTCAGTGGATGTCATAAAGAAGGCGTTCAGTGCGACGGAGGAGGAGTTCTTGCATTTGGTGAAGCTGTCTTTACCAGTTAGTCCCCAGATTGCTTCAGTGGGATCATGCTGCCTTCTTGGCGCAATTTCTAATAATGTGTTGTATGTCGCTAACCTTGGAGACTCGAGAGCTGTTCTTGGCCGGAGGGATACAGAGAGCAAGAATTCTCCTGTGGTGGCACTGCGGTTGTCCACGGATCATAATGTAGCTGATGAAGAGGTGAGGCGAGAAGTTGAAGCCCTCCACCCTGATGATTCACATATTGTGGTCTATACTCGTGGAGTTTGGAGGATTAAGGGCATTATACAG GTGTCAAGATCAATTGGTGATGTCTATTTAAAGAGACCTGATTTCTTCAGAGACCCAGTTTTTCAGCAATTTGCAACTCCTATTCCCTTGAAGCGTCCTGTAATGACAGCTGAACCATCGGTCATAATTAGGGAGCTTGAAACAGAAGATCTATTTTTGATATTTGCATCAGACGGCCTATGGGAACAATTAAGTGATGAAGCAGCAGTTGAGATTGTTTTCAAATATCCAAGAGCT GGAATTGCCAAGAGACTAGTGAGAGCTGCACTTCAGGAAGCCGCaaagaagagagagatgagaTATGATGACATAAAGAAAATTGACAAAGGAATCAGACGACACTTCCATGATGATATAACTGTCATTGTAATCTATCTTGATCACCATGACAGCTCCTCCTCTAATGGAAGGTTTAAGCAAAGTGCTGTTGGCTGCACAACTGCCCCTATTGATATTTTTTCCCTAAATGCGGATGAAGCAGAGAAGAGTATGCTTGGTGCGATGGCCTAA
- the LOC107467526 gene encoding pentatricopeptide repeat-containing protein At5g02860-like, whose protein sequence is MAEKLTIPLISSSYSSSPSPSPSHSPITPLLQDLFFTPNSTPPHLHLTHSPPPEHHTVPLSNRRNSSSTHRLSPLAHRILETLIHPSFDSTRLPQILHPLLQQPSRDSLASDILGIIKGLGFYSEFGLALSVFDWVHSRHDCVSLLNGSFLVAGIVNILGKAGRVSSAASLLNKLENDGVKVDAHTYTSLIIAYANSKRYREALNLFKKMEQMGCEPNLITYNAVLNVYGKMGMPWTKIIDLVESMKARGFVPDLCTYNTLISCCRPGSLYEEALEIFNEIKLAGFMPDMVTYNALLDVYGKSRRPKEAMDVLRQMESDGFPPDIVTYTSLISAYARVGLLEEALELKTQMVEKGIKPDVYTYTTLLSAFVKAKKDELAMEVFEEMRAAGCKPNICTFNALIKMYGDRGKFAEMEKVFKEIRVCNYSPDIVTWNTLLAIFGQNGLDSEVSGVFKEMKRAGFVPERETFNTLISAYSRCGSFDQAMAIYQRTLEAGVTPDLSTYNAVLAALARGGLWEKSEKVLAEMKDGQCKPNEVTYSSLLHAYANAKEIERMNALAEKIYTGAIKPHAVLLKTLVLVNSKIDLLEETERAFFELRSRAISPDMTTLNAMLSIYGRKKMEDKTKEILNFMYESGFTLSLSMYNSLMYMYSRSEDFQKSEKILREIVEKGIKPDIVSYNTVIYAYCRNGRMVEAKRIFKEMKDPVPVPDAVTYNTFVATYAANSMFAEAIDVVRQMMKQGCKPNQKTYNAIVDWYCKLNLRDEANSFAQNLGNLDPHISEEDKCRLLERIAKKWSCVGL, encoded by the coding sequence ATGGCAGAGAAGCTCACTATCCCTCTGATCTCATCCTCATACTCCTCTTCACCGTCACCCTCCCCCTCTCACTCCCCGATAACTCCTCTCCTCCAAGACCTCTTTTTTACGCCGAATTCTACTCCTCCGCACCTGCACCTGACTCATTCTCCACCTCCTGAACACCACACCGTTCCCCTCTCCAACCGCCGCAATTCTTCTTCAACTCATCGCCTTTCCCCTCTGGCTCATCGAATTCTCGAAACTTTGATTCACCCTTCTTTCGATTCCACTCGCTTACCCCAAATTCTGCACCCTTTACTCCAACAACCCAGTAGGGACTCCTTGGCTTCGGACATTTTGGGCATAAtcaagggtttagggttttacaGCGAATTTGGGCTTGCATTGAGTGTGTTTGACTGGGTTCATAGCAGGCACGATTGCGTTTCGCTTTTAAATGGTTCCTTTCTTGTTGCTGGGATTGTCAACATTCTCGGTAAAGCGGGTCGGGTCTCTTCTGCGGCTTCGTTGCTAAACAAGCTTGAAAACGATGGTGTTAAGGTCGATGCTCATACTTATACTTCTTTGATAATTGCTTATGCTAATAGTAAGAGGTATAGGGAGGCCTTGAATCTTTTTAAGAAGATGGAACAAATGGGGTGTGAGCCTAATTTAATTACGTATAATGCTGTTTTGAATGTTTATGGGAAGATGGGCATGCCTTGGACTAAGATTATTGATCTTGTTGAGAGCATGAAAGCCCGTGGTTTTGTCCCGGATTTGTGCACTTATAATACCCTCATAAGTTGTTGTCGCCCGGGGTCTTTGTATGAGGAAGCTCTTGAgatttttaatgagattaaGTTAGCTGGATTTATGCCTGACATGGTTACTTACAATGCGTTGTTGGATGTTTATGGCAAGTCCAGGCGGCCCAAGGAAGCCATGGATGTTCTGAGACAGATGGAAAGTGATGGCTTTCCTCCTGACATAGTGACCTACACTTCGTTGATATCGGCATACGCCAGAGTTGGTTTGTTGGAGGAAGCATTGGAACTTAAAACCCAAATGGTGGAGAAAGGGATCAAACCTGATGTTTACACCTATACCACCCTTTTGTCAGCATTTGTGAAGGCTAAAAAAGATGAGCTAGCAATGGAAGTTTTTGAAGAAATGAGAGCTGCTGGTTGCAAGCCTAATATATGTACCTTCAATGCCCTTATTAAGATGTATGGTGACCGAGGAAAGTTTGCAGAAATGGAGAAAGTTTTTAAGGAGATCAGAGTATGCAATTATTCCCCTGACATAGTTACTTGGAATACGCTTTTGGCTATATTTGGACAAAATGGATTGGACTCTGAAGTATCAGGAGTATTTAAAGAAATGAAGAGAGCAGGGTTTGTGCCGGAGAGGGAAACCTTTAACACGCTAATAAGTGCATACAGCAGGTGTGGTTCCTTTGACCAAGCTATGGCTATTTATCAGAGAACGCTAGAAGCTGGAGTGACTCCTGATCTTTCTACCTATAATGCTGTTTTAGCAGCATTGGCCCGAGGAGGGCTTTGGGAAAAATCGGAGAAAGTTCTTGCCGAAATGAAGGATGGTCAATGTAAACCTAATGAGGTAACATACTCTTCTCTGCTTCATGCCTATGCCAATGCTAAGGAGATTGAAAGGATGAATGCTCTTGCAGAGAAGATATACACTGGCGCAATTAAACCACATGCTGTTCTTTTGAAGACTCTTGTTCTAGTAAACAGCAAGATTGATCTCCTAGAAGAAACAGAACGTGCCTTTTTCGAGCTGAGAAGCAGAGCGATTTCACCTGACATGACTACTCTTAATGCGATGCTTTCAATATATGGGAGGAAGAAGATGGAAGACAAAACCAAAGAGATTTTGAACTTTATGTATGAGAGTGGATTTACTCTGAGTCTGTCTATGTATAATAGCTTGATGTACATGTATAGCCGctctgaagacttccaaaaatctGAGAAGATCTTGAGGGAAATTGTGGAGAAGGGTATCAAGCCTGATATAGTCTCATACAATACTGTCATTTATGCATACTGCAGAAATGGCAGGATGGTGGAGGCGAAAAGGATATTTAAAGAAATGAAAGACCCTGTGCCTGTTCCCGATGCTGTAACATACAACACATTTGTAGCAACTTACGCTGCCAATTCAATGTTTGCAGAGGCTATTGATGTGGTTCGGCAGATGATGAAGCAGGGATGTAAGCCAAACCAAAAGACTTACAACGCCATAGTTGATTGGTACTGTAAGCTTAATTTGCGAGATGAGGCAAACAGTTTTGCTCAAAACCTTGGCAACCTTGATCCGCATATAAGCGAGGAGGATAAATGCAGGTTACTAGAGCGCATTGCGAAGAAATGGTCTTGTGTTGGTCTATGA
- the LOC107467551 gene encoding protein transport protein Sec61 subunit gamma has protein sequence MDAIDSVFDPLREFAKDSVRLVKRCHKPDRKEFSKVAVRTAIGFVVMGFVGFFVKLIFIPINNIIVGSG, from the exons ATGGACGCCATTGATTCAGTCTTCGATCCCCTCAGAGAGTTCGCCAAGGACAGCGTCAGGCTCGTAAAACGTTGCCACAAGCCAGATCGCAAAG AATTCTCAAAGGTTGCTGTTCGTACTGCCATCGGGTTCGTCGTGATGGGATTCGTTGGCTTCTTCGTTAAGCTCATCTTTATTCCAATTAACAACATCATCGTTGGATCTGGTTAG